CGAGCCTTCTGACGTCGGCCGAGAAGGATTGGGTCAACGCCTACAATGCTGAAATCCTGGCCAAGACAAAGACGTTCTTTGAGAGCGATCCTTTAACTATGGCGTGGCTCACCCGCGAGACGCAACCCCTGGAATGAGGTGTAGGCAATAACAAGATCTCAGCTGCTGAACTGGCTGCCTCTAGAGGCGGACGAGTGCTGCCAGGATAAACGTGACGACAAATGAAGACGTGAACCATGGGTTGTCGGCAGTTACTCTGGTCAGGTACGAGACACCTGGCCACTGCTGCGGACTAAACCCTATGGCCCTGGGTAGATCAAGCCCCCATCGAGAAGCAACCTTGATGCCACACAACGTTAGTCATTAAAGATTGAGGGAACCTAAGAAGGAGAAGCGGGGAGAGGGAGCCGAGTTGGGACCCAGGGGAACATTCTACCGTGAAAGCAGGGTACATACCTGGATAGAGAAGGCAAGTAACCCCCCCAAAAAGACCAGACTTCGAGAAAAGAGGGCAATCACGACGCCAGAGGCAAAGCCTGTGAGTCAGGACTGTCAGCCTCACCAGAGCCGGATGCTGGGGGTGGGAGACTGCGCCGAGAGCTGCAAGCTCCGCAATGGCCAACATTGCGGAAACAGCCGGAAGCAAGGGAAGAGGTACCTGCAAGACTGCCGCTCGAGACTTGGCGGACCACATCCGGCGATATGGTGGGATCGAGTGACCGTCGTTGCTGTCGGGGTCGGCGCACGGTTGGCGTGTCGAatcggacggacgggctggTGCAGAATAACATGGTTCCCCCGATGACGCTGGGAGCTGCGAgacgccgcgcgctgcgccaggCGCCAGAGCGCAGTAACCTGTTCATTGATACTTACTCTTGGCACGCCTTGAGCGCTGTCTCCCACGTCTTCGTTAGGTTATTCGTTTGGTGCAGCGAGGAAGGTACGTCGCCCGGGATTTGGAGAAGGGTGGAGTGAGTGGTGATGCCGGGCTTCGTACTTGCTCCCGTATgaagtacggagtacagtatagtctgtacgaagtacatgtgAGTCTGAATTccggagctgcagcacgacCCGGGAGAATGACGTCATCTACGTGGCCGTCGACTGCGAACGCCCCATCGGTAGTAGCTCGGACACTAGATAGAGTGTTTATGAGTTCGCTGGGACATCATGGGAAGCCGCTAATAAGAGCCGAGGCTAGTTTTCTTGACTAGCAGCTATTCTGTGCATTTGTGCTTCATAGGAAAACGACAAATATCAAAACAATTCACAGAATGCCTACGTTCCAAAACACATGCCATACTCGCCATGACCGGACAAAACGTTGTATGCGGCTATTGAGCCCCACAGGCACCGATCTTTGACATTCGCTGGTGATGCTACATCTCCAACGTAATCAATGCACCATTCGAGGATATTGGATTGCCGAAAGCATCTTAAGGCGCCCGCAAATCACCACCTGGAGCCCCATGCTCTCCGTCTTATCAACTGAGCCGCGCCACGGGCCTGACCGTCGCCCCACGATGGCCCCCCTGCGCGAGACTCTTCGAGACCGCAGCAAAACACTCAAATTCAACACCGGCAATGCCAGCTGAGACCCATGCGTACATGCCTCGGATATAATCCCCAGTAACGCCCCGCGTATAGACAAAGCACACCAACGCCAGTGCCCTACAAAGAAGAAGTCAATTCGTCCGTTACGACATCAATGACGCCGGTACGCCATCAATGTTCTCACCCGAGGCCCGCCCAGATGCCTCGGATGCGCCTTGCAAGCTGTATGTCCTTTTGCATTATCGTGACTCTTTTGGCGTGGACGGCACAGAGCTGGGCGTCCTCGAAAAGATGCACCATGAATGCCTCGGCTGCTTCCTGCAGAGCCTGGATGGCTTGGCTCTGCCATCTGAACTCTCGTCCCCTCGGCCGACAGTTCATGCCGATTTCTCGAACCTGgtcgcaggcgcagcgcatGTCAGCAACGGATCAGGCGGAGTCCAGCTCTATTCCCGGTCCTGGTACCTACCAGCCGCATGAAAGGGAGTTTCAATAGTAACAGCTTGGTGCCGCTTTGGTATTGGCGAATCTCGCGCAGGGCAACGGTTCCGGGGCGATACCGTCTTTTTTGTCTTATGGGGACAGGGTCGCCAGCTACAGAGAGGGCAACGCGCTGTTAGCTCGGGCGCATTTGCGAAGCGGAAGCTGCTCGGTGCAAGGAGCTTGCTTGGCTTGCCTTGTACATCTCCTGGTCGCGTTCGACGGGCGGATGGTGCGCCAGTAGATCTGCGGGCTTTAGGTGGCATTACGGCAGTGCggttgtggcggcggctctgatgcgatgcggcgggcgcctTTGAAGGACTTGAAGCTCCCCCCAAGGAGCGCGGCGGGCTGAGGGAGGATATCTCGGCGCTGTGTTGACAGAGTGGCGCGGGACCCCAGTACGGCAAAAATCGTCCTTTTAGTAGTATAAATTATATGGCAGGAGGGACAAAAGGATGCTGGATTTgtaacgacgacgacgtgaaGGTGCAAAGGGAAGGGAAGCGAAGCTCCAGAGAGGTTCTGTCGGGATTGTGGGGAGAAGACGCGCGCAagcgcgttggcggcgcgtgTGGTGGGCGAAATCAATtaaagcaagcaagccagcccACACGCCACGGGCGCCCCCAGCCCCgcgacttttttttttcggcGGCTGGGGGACGCTGCTTCTGGAAGCAGCAAACATCCATGCACGGATGCAATCCCAAATTGATCGATCCACGGCCCAGCCACCCGCCGTCGTTCATTAGTAGATTTGTGAGCAAACGCATTGATGGCGGGTGCACCTCAACAGGCAAAAGCAGGACTCGTTGGTATTCTGGCAATACCAAGTTCGAAAGTACAAAAGTACAGCATGTCGATGCAGCCCGCAGTTGTTGATGCCGTTACCGACGACAAGACTCAATCGCAGAGCAGCCTCAGTAGGGACGGAGCGGCTTGTCTCGCCCGTGCTGTACCTTATTAGCTACGTGTCTTGGGTTCAAGGTTGTTTTCCGGACGGGAGGCACAACACACCCTGCGCGGCGACCGTTGTTGCACCCGTTGGCCCCCACCTCGGCTCCGTGGGCGCTGGACTACGGGCGCCGGACGGGGACGCGGAGagtacctacgaagtacctaggtacccAAATATCCTCTAACTACTAATCAGCTGGGCCGTGCCGGGAGTCGAGCGGCTACAAGGTGATATTCTCCACCACGAAGGACGTGTGCCTGCCACGGTAGCGACGCAAGTAGTAGCAAAGGTAATGCGATAAAGGATAATGTCAAGGACGGATACGCTGCGGACCCCGAGATGCGACTCGACGTGCCTGGGGACACAGATGAACAGGACACCGTTAGGTGAGGTGCGCGACTAAAAGCACCTTACTACCTTAGTAGCAGCTGGGGCGCAGTCACTTCGTAGGTACTTACCTACGCAGTGGACGCAATGATGGTGTGTAAGGTACTGCTTCCACAAAGGTTTCGTCGTGCGGGCAGTTACCTACCAGGTAGGAACCTTACTGGACCTGCTCCAGGTACTACAGGCAGGTTTAGTACAGGTACCTTGAACGAATCGCAAacgcatggccgccgcctctcgtcGCAGACCTTCTTACAGTGGGCGTATGTGTCTTCTTAGGTAATAACCTATGCCCCGCATCCTGTACTGCCACCGCAAGACCCCTTGCAGTGCGTCATTGGTGATACGTCGCCTCTCAATAGCTTTGTTCGCACCGCCTGCCTCATCCACATCGGCCCAACGAACCAGTCCATCAACGCACGCGCGACACCTAGTCGCATATCTTATTGACTGTCGCGACTGCACAAGGACGGGTGGCTGTCAGCGGCCGCTCACACGGCAGCTTCCAACTTTCAGCCGCGTTTCGATTCCGCATCGCTGTACGGCGACCTGGCAGTCCTCCTCCGCCCGAACCGCCACCCACGGATCCCACGAGTCTGTCAGTTGCGGGCGCCCGACGAGCATCGCGTACATGAGACCATGGATCAAGTCATGGATGGCGGCCGCCTACCCCTAGAGGCGTGGTTCTGGGAGATGCCCGTTTGCACCCGCTGGTGGACTGCCGCCACCGTGCTGACGAGCGCCCTCGTTCAGTGTCACATGGTGACGCCCTTTCAGCTATTCTATAGCTTCCGCGCCGTCTTTGTCAAGTCGCAGGTATGCTCACTACCCGCCCCCGTCCCGTACGTGGCCGCAGCCAAGCTCGCTGACCTAGTCTCGTTGCCCCAGTACTGGCGCCTAGTGACGACGTTTCTCTACTTTGGGCCATTCTCCCTCGATCTCCTCTTCCATATATACTTCCTCCAACGCTATGCGCGCCTCCTGGAGGAGTCGTCCGGCCGGTCGCCTGCGCACTTCTCCTGGCTACTTCTCTATGCCATGGCGAGTCTGATCGCCCTCTCGCCCTTGGTCTCCATGCCCTTTCTCGGGCACCCGCTCTCCTCGACACTTGTCTACATATGGTCGCGACGCAACCCAGACACAAGGCTAAGCTTTCTCGGTCTTCTTGTGTTCACGGCGCCATACTTGCCCTGGGTCCTCATGGCCTTCAGCCTCTTCATGCATGGCACGATTCCTCGCGACGAGATCATGGGCGTAGTCATTGGCCACGTCTGGTACTTCTTTACCGACGTGTATCCGCCATTGCACAACGGCTCTCGACCTCTCGACCCTCCAGGATGGTGGAGACGTCTCTTCGAAGGCGGTGGCCAAGCCGAGTCTGACAACGGCATTAACAACGACGTGGCGGTCGCCGGTGCCAGAGACGCTGCGGGCCCCGTAATGCCGGGGGGAGTGCGGTAGAAAGGGACATGTTTTTTTGTTTTATCATTTAGCTGCGATGCAGTCGGCGAGTTTACACTAGCGCGTACACGCCGGATGGTCGTACATGGTACTAACGTAGAGACGCTTTGGTTGTACACTGGTGGCGGCTCCTCGGACTGGTCGCTTCTGTTACGAGAGAGGCATTGGCATTGCTGCAAGGCGTTTCCAGGGACAAATATCTATGCCATTATTCAAATGAGACAACACCTTCCGGTACTGGTTATGAACCATGACAGTATTGTCGTGTGAGTTGCTGTGCATGACTAGGTTCTTAGGTATCTGCGTAGTCTGGGTAATGAATGGCCCTCAAGTAGACTGGCCAACAAGCCGCGCAAGCGCATATGTAGGCCCGAGTCATCGTCTTTGCTTGCGATGCTGCGGTCAAGGAGAGGTGCGACGTGGGTTGGACCGCGTTATTATAGGccaagacgacgagtcgGACTCGCAACTGTGGGCGCTTGTGTCCGGGATCGATGAAACACGACGCCAAGAAGTGGCTGATGCAGTCAGTTGGCGACGCCTTGACATGCGGCTTGGGGTTGCGTGCGaaagggcgatggcggcttCCATGATTGGCGGACAGGCCTTTGCGTGATAGagccgagggcatcaaggaCAGTTCCAGACGATGGATGCCAAGGACTGGGCAGACGATGAGCGGGTTCTTGGCTGCTTTGCTCAAaagtcgggggggggggggtctccCGACTAGTTACCTAGTATTATAAGTAGGTAGCCACGACCTCCGATATCATCCTGTACTCGCGCATCTCCCTCGTCTGGTCTTGTCCGGCACATCCATGCCCGCGCGGAGGCTACATATATATACCTACGACGGCATACTGTACCGACCTGCCACTGCGTCCCATCATACCCATGGGCTAAAAATATATTGGGTTGGACGtactaccaagtacgtatGTCCTCGGGCGGAGACTGTTCCAACCTCGCACGCGCTCACAGAGTGTCCGACTAATGAAATGCGCAGCATGGCGGCCCTTGGTCAGACGTTGTCCGTCCCAGAGAATGGGGGCCCTTCTTTCGACAAGGGCACGCAACGCGCCGCTGAATGGCCGAGTCCCGGACTCGCACGAGGACAGGCCACTAGGCGATGATTCCAGTCGATGGCTCACCCGACAGATAGCCTCGTGGTagcgctgctggccggggaGGGGATTCTCTCAAGCCTCTGCTCTGACAGATGCGAGCTCAG
The genomic region above belongs to Purpureocillium takamizusanense chromosome 5, complete sequence and contains:
- the CSE4 gene encoding centromeric DNA-binding histone H3-like protein cse4 (EggNog:ENOG503P40I~COG:B) — translated: MPPKARRSTGAPSARRTRPGDVQAGDPVPIRQKRRYRPGTVALREIRQYQSGTKLLLLKLPFMRLVREIGMNCRPRGREFRWQSQAIQALQEAAEAFMVHLFEDAQLCAVHAKRVTIMQKDIQLARRIRGIWAGLG
- a CDS encoding uncharacterized protein (COG:S~EggNog:ENOG503NXV0~TransMembrane:4 (o25-48i60-82o102-125i146-170o)); its protein translation is MDQVMDGGRLPLEAWFWEMPVCTRWWTAATVLTSALVQCHMVTPFQLFYSFRAVFVKSQYWRLVTTFLYFGPFSLDLLFHIYFLQRYARLLEESSGRSPAHFSWLLLYAMASLIALSPLVSMPFLGHPLSSTLVYIWSRRNPDTRLSFLGLLVFTAPYLPWVLMAFSLFMHGTIPRDEIMGVVIGHVWYFFTDVYPPLHNGSRPLDPPGWWRRLFEGGGQAESDNGINNDVAVAGARDAAGPVMPGGVR